In Gadus morhua chromosome 2, gadMor3.0, whole genome shotgun sequence, a single window of DNA contains:
- the nucb1 gene encoding nucleobindin-1, translating into MSLHSAWLLLLLSVCAGVWSVPIDRNPSPTEAPHEEEKPEENVDTGLYYDRYLREVIEVLETDPHFREKLQTANTEDIKNGRLSKELDLVGHHVRTRLDELKRQEMSRLRMLLKAKLDSTNTQSLQIDHASMLKQFEHLDPHNQNTFEAKDLELLISTATKDLENYDAERHEEFKRYEMLKEHERREYLRGLDQEKREAEEKRMEELKDKHRHHPKVNVPGSVAQLREVWQETDGLDPHEFNPKTFFKLHDTNGDGLLDEQELEALFTKELEKVYNSKNEEDDMMEMEEERLRMREHVMKNVDANKDRLVTMEEFLKSTQKREFNNPREWETLDDTKPVYTEAELQRFEAELKDKEEELKRRAETLRQEQDLLHERGKALDAQRKEYQQAVLEMSQRQNEQPAAADAKQPPTGPHGELQFHQETNKLEDQEVKTPVEQEADTPNNLPAEPPQNLPTHT; encoded by the exons ATGAGCCTCCATTCagcctggctgctgctgctcctgtcGGTGTGCGCTGGGGTCTGGTCGGTGCCCATTGACCGCAACCCGAGCCCGACCGAGGCGCCGCATGAGGAGGAGAAGCCGGAGGAGAATGTG GACACGGGCCTGTACTACGACCGGTATCTCAGAGAGGTGATCGAGGTCTTGGAGACGGATCCACACTTCAGAGAGAAGCTGCAGACCGCCAACACAGAGGACATCAAG aacGGGCGTCTGAGTAAGGAGCTGGACCTGGTGGGTCACCACGTCAGGACCCGACTGGACGAGCTGAAGAGGCAGGAGATGTCCCGTCTCCGGATGCTGCTCAAGGCCAAGCTGGACAGCACCAACACCCAGA GCCTGCAGATCGACCACGCCTCCATGCTGAAGCAGTTTGAGCACCTGGACCCCCACAACCAGAACACGTTCGAGGCCAAAGACCTGGAGCTGCTCATCTCCACG GCCACCAAGGACCTAGAGAACTACGACGCGGAGCGCCACGAGGAGTTCAAGCGCTACGAGATGCTGAAGGAGCACGAGCGGCGGGAGTACCTCCGGGGGCTGGaccaggagaagagggaggcggaggagaagaggatggaggagcTCAAGGAcaaacaccgccaccaccccaaGGTCAACGTGCCG ggtAGCGTAGCTCAGCTGCGGGAGGTGTGGCAGGAGACAGACGGTCTGGACCCCCACGAGTTTAACCCCAAGACCTTCTTCAAACTGCACG ACACAAACGGAGACGGGCTTCTGGATGAGCAGGAGCTGGAGGCTCTGTTCACTAAGGAG CTGGAGAAGGTCTACAACTCCAAGAACGAGGAGGACGACatgatggagatggaggaggagaggctccGGATGAGGGAGCACGTCATGAAGAAT GTGGACGCCAATAAGGACCGTCTGGTGACGATGGAGGAGTTCCTGAAGTCCACCCAGAAGAGGGAGTTCAACAATCCCAGGGAGTGGGAG ACCCTGGACGACACCAAGCCCGTATACACGGAGGCGGAGCTCCAGCGCTTTGAGGCGGAGCTtaaggacaaggaggaggagctgaagcgGAGGGCGGAGACTCTGCGGCAGGAGCAGGACCTGCTCCACGAGAGGGGCAAGGCGCTGGACGCCCAGAGGAAGGAGTACCAGCAG gccgtgCTGGAGATGTCTCAGCGGCAGAACGAGCAGCCCGCCGCCGCGGACGCCAAGCAGCCCCCGACCGGCCCCCACGGAGAACTACAGTTTCACCAGGAGACCAACAAGCTGGAGGATCAAG AGGTGAAAACACCAGTCGAACAGGAAGCTGACACTCCCAACAACCTACCTGCCGAGCCACCACAGAACCTGCCAACGCACACCtga
- the ccndx gene encoding cyclin Dx: protein MSDLSLWCEEVEKVEEVEQAEEEDQREVEQTAVTAVTEATEEGFQGQTPGPSQVRAAWDPAVAGQRVIQRLLQVEERYTPSALYIALAQRDPQRREELAKWALEVCCECGCDEGVFPLAVSLMDRFLSSSLSLPVSPYCLVAACVLIASKLSEVDNVSADTLCAAAEYSFQASNLREMERVVLGTLRWDTASVTPQDFLPLLLAPVGSRMEGAPDRAELLTTMRRHGDTLVAMCVCDSRFLGAPPSLVAAAALNSALRGLSGRGPAQLAALGELLAALCQTDTTVLQCYSEMVEFALRQRLRAGLQEEPMGKEVEEDEEEDQRAGTPTDMRDVDF, encoded by the exons ATgtctgacctgtctctgtggtgcgaggaggtggagaaggtggaggaggtggagcaggcggaggaggaggaccagcggGAGGTGGAGCAGACGGCGGTGACGGCGGTGACGGAGGCGACGGAGGAGGGGTTCCAGGGCCAGACCCCGGGGCCGTCGCAGGTGCGGGCCGCGTGGGACCCGGCGGTGGCGGGGCAGCGTGTGATCCAGAGgctgctgcaggtggaggagcgcTACACCCCCTCCGCCCTCTACATCGCCCTGGCCCAGCGGGACCCGCAGCGGCGGGAGGAGCTCGCCAAGTGGGCCCTGGAG gtgtgCTGTGAGTGTGGCTGTGACGAGGGTGTGTTCCCCCTCGCCGTCTCCCTGATGGACcggttcctctcctcctcgctgtcgCTGCCCGTCTCGCCGTACTGCCTGGTTGCCGCCTGCGTCCTCATCGCCTCAAAGCTCAGCGAGGTGGACAACGTCTCCGCCGACACGCTGTGCGCCGCGGCCGAGTACAGCTTCCAGGCGTCCAATCTGAGG gaGATGGAGCGGGTGGTGCTGGGCACCCTGCGCTGGGACACGGCCTCCGTCACCCCCCAGGacttcctgcccctcctcctggcccccgtGGGCTCCCGGATGGAGGGGGCCCCCGACCGGGCGGAGCTGCTGACCACCATGCGTCGCCACGGCGACACGCTGGTGGCCATGTGCGTGTGCGACTCCCGCTTCCTGGGCGCGCCCCCCTccctggtggcggcggcggcgctcaACTCGGCCCTCAGGGGCCTCAGCGGCCGGGGCCCCGCCCAGCTGGCCGCCCTCGGAGAGCTGCTGGCCGCGCTCTGCCAGACGGACACG ACGGTGCTCCAGTGCTACAGCGAGATGGTGGAGTTCGCCCTGAGGCAGCGGCTGAGAGCCGGACTGCAGGAGGAGCCGAtggggaaggaggtggaggaggatgaggaggaggaccagagggccGGAACCCCCACCGACATGAGGGACGTCGACTTCTGA